The genomic segment GATGTCACACTCGCGGGCAACCAGAATACATGGCACATTTTCATCTCTGAAAACATGGAGTTCTTCTTCGGGAACCAGCGCACTGATAAGAATGATCCCGTCAATTCTCCGTTCCCGGGCAAGTCGTTGAAAGAGTTGCGATTCGCTTTCCTTTTGTCCGATAGTATCGAAAAGCTGGACCGTATAGTCGATATCGCGGTTAGTACTCTTTATGCCCTGGAGAATACGGACAACAAAGGATGACGCCAAATTGGGCACAATCACGCCGATCGCATTCGATTTGCGTGTAGCAAGACCCCGGGCGATAACATTGGGATAATAATTTAATTCTCGTGCAATTTTCAGAACCTTTTTTCGCGTATTTTCGGAGATATTCGGCTTATTATTAATGACCATTGATACCGTCGCTGCAGTTACTCCGGCTTTTTCAGCGATGTCTTTCAGGGTAACAGCCATAATGACAACCTTTCTTATTAAGTTATAACTATCAAAAGGACAAGCTGAGATTAAACCCGACCGCTTCCGATGATATTGACAAATCGGGCTTCAATTGCATCCGGGCTTCCGTATCATGCAAATGTGCATCCACAACTGCATCAAAAATCCCATAGAAATAAAAAAGTATGGAATACCAGAGATAGGTATTTCGTTTCCTGAAAACTTCATCTCTCCGCGAATCCCAATCACGATGAAATGTATCTTCGAATTCATTTTTCGGGTTATTCGGATCACTCATCTCAAGGATCTTTTCTTCACAATCTCTCATGAGACTGTGATAATTATACGACATGAATCCCAGCGTGAACTGCACCATGGTAATCATTCCTGCCTTGGAAAGCGCTCCGTTATAAATCTGACCCATTCCCAGGCCGGGAACCGCAGAAAGCCATCCGGCAAGAGCCGGCTTTTTAGGCGAATTATCATAAAAATATCGTGAGCCTTGTACAGCATCCATGATATTGAAATAGGTGCATCCGGCAAGACCAAAGAGCATGTGATGATACATCGTTTTTGCTTCACGACGGTCATAGCGTTCCAGTTCATACTGCATTTGCGATGAGACAACAGTACCGGCAATTTCTGTTTTTAAGGTAGTGAGTTCCTCGAAACGGAGTGAATCCTCAATGAATGCGGAGTCGAAAAAGGTCGTGGTGTCGATTATTTGCCGGTAAAAATTAAGGGAGTCCTGCACGGAAGAAAGCTTCTGCTGTGCAGAGAAAACCGAATCTTTCCAATCGTTTACATCTTCTTTTTTGTTCCGGCTATAAAAAAGATATCGGTCCCGTGCCACTAATCCTAAAATGACCTCGGTCGTCAGGAAAAGCGAGCCCTTTATATAATTTCGTGTATATATTTGTCCAAGTCCGGGCATCAAGGTCGAAAGACCACCCGAAATTAATGGATTAAACCGGGGATTTTTTTCAGGCTCCGACATACCGGACCATTCTGTCGTTAAACTGTCGCTGCTCTGCGAACTCCCCCTTTCCGGGAATACATCGGAGTCCGAAACCGCAGATGTGTCTGCATAAAGAGTAATGCAGGCCATAAGAAGTATCCCTATAATTATTCCCATGATCGCCTGTGGGGTTAAATTCATTTAAGCGTTACAATATACATCATACTTATTGTAACTCGCAATTTAAACCCTTAACTAATATAGTATTATTGAATACCAAAACCAAAATTTAAAATTAAATGGCAAAAAAAGTAAACGCTTACTTGGCTGCAATAGAAAGAAGAATAGAAGGATGAGAATGAAGAGGTTTAAATTTCGTTGATAATGAGAGGCTTTGAACCCTTGTATTTTTCATCAAGATAATTGATAAAAATAACTTCGGTAGAAACATTCTTGTTAATATTAACTATCAATCTGTCAGCGTACATCCGGGACATATGAAGCCCCCGTCCATTTTCATCGAGAAGACCTTCTCCGTGAATATGGCGGTCGAGACGGAATAGAACCTGTTCTTTGGAAAGACGGCCGCTGGTATCGATTACCGATACACCGTATTTTTCCGAATCCTTGCCCAACGCTATTTTCACCTTTTCACTATTATCAAGAACAACATTCGAATGTTTCTGATATTTTGTCTTACCATCTTTATTAACCGGAGCATGATAGACCGCATTGGTGATAATTTCTTCCAAAAGTATCTGAACAAAGAGCTGAGGACGGTGGAATTCGGAAATGGAATCAATAACTTCTTGTTCTATCGTGTTGATCTCTGATGTTTGCCGGAGAGTAAATTCTTTGAGTATTGTATAGTCGGGAAGCATATATTTATCGAGGCCGAAGATATTTTCAGTCACCAGACCGTAGACAATCGAATTGAATTCATCAAAATTAAAGGGGGTTGATTTGGATATTATATTGGATATATTACTTTCTTTGGCCATTCGGACATAGTCGTCGACATTATACCCGGTGATTAATGCAACCTTGGTATGGGGATAATTTTCTTTAACGATTTTAATGAGTTCATACCCTTTCATTCCGGGCATGTTAATATCTGATATAACGAGGTCGATTGTGTCGTTTTTCAGAATCTCGAGGGCCTGATTGGCATTGCTCGCAGTATTTATATGGTACTGTTCTTCAAGTTCAATTTCCAGCATGTCGCGCATGATCGCTTCATCATCGACAATGAGCACTTTTCCAATTTTTTGGTCAGTCATAAATCGGTGCATTTTTAGCTAATGTGCCGGTATACAGGTTGAAAAGATCACTGATTTGTCCTGCGGTAGCCCATAAGGGCAGGACATGTTTGGTCTTTTAATAATGCCATGAAAAAGAGGGGATGTCAAGGTGAAAATGTATATGGAATTGCAATATTTATCAGGAAAAAATTAAAGATTTTATACGGTCAAATCGAAGAGAGGCGGGGAGAATGCCCTTTCTCCTGATTTCTGTGTTCCGGTGTTGGTATAGCCGGAGGCAGGATTATCCGGAGTTGAGGAAACGCTCTCCGGTATATCGTTGTTGTTGTGGGGGCCGGTACCTTTCTTTCCCTGCTGTTGCGCCAGTTCCTGCCGGGCTTTGGCTTCATTTTGGGTAGCCTGTGCGGCCACACTTCGATCCTGGCCGGATGGTTGTGCCGGCGCAAGGGCCGCTTTGCGTACAACCTGCATTTTCTGGATAGTTGCCTGAGGATTACCGGCTATCGGCGATGTATCAATACTCACTTCACCGCCCACCGCATATTGTTTGCCGTCCGGGCCTACCTGATATTCATAGGAGGCGCCGCCTCGTACATATTGCCCACCTGCCGCCACATGGGCTGCCTCATGCGCGCGTACCTCCCGGTCACGCGTCTGGAGCTCACGGACCTCCCGGCGTTCCTCATCGGAAAGAGCTTCGGCTCCTCCACTCTCGACAGCAGCTTTTTCGGCATCGCTGCCATCGCATGGAGCGCAGGGTGGCTGGTTTGGCGTAACTGATGAAGAATCAATGCCTTGAATCGCCATTGGTACTGTTTCTTTCTCAGAATCCTTTGCCCGCTACATTCATAGCCGACCTCTATAACCTCTCGTTCTGCCAGTAACTTCAGGGTGTAGTTACCCACTTCTTATATCGGTGTTTCAACAACCGCACTTTAGAAATTGTTTTAAAAATCTTGAAGTGAGATATAATTCGGGAAATCAGCTTGGGCAGTACTTTTCACACCAGGATATCGCATCACTTATTTTATGCAAAATTTTTGATGATAGTATATCCAATCGAATTAATCGAATTTTAAAGGAGGTATGTGCAATGGCGCCAAAGAGCGAAAAAAAACCTGAACATATGGAATTTCAAACTGAAGCAAAGCAACTCCTGCACCTTGTTATTCATTCGCTCTATACTCATAAAGAGATTTTTATCCGGGAGCTTATTTCCAATGCATCGGATGCTCTTGACAAATTGAGGTTCGAGTCGGTCACCAATCCTGATATACTTGGGAAGGATACCGAACTGTCAATTCATATCAAACTCGATAAAAAGGCCAAAACATTCACCATATCCGATAATGGTATCGGAATGACCAGGGAAGAGGTGGTTGAAAATATCGGTACTATCGCCCGGAGCGGTTCAAAAGCCTTTCTTGATAAAATGACAGGGGATCAGAAAGCGGATTCCAATCTTATCGGTCAGTTTGGTGTGGGGTTCTATTCTGTTTTCATGGTAGCATCAAAGGTTAAACTGGTAACCAGGCGTGCCGGTAGCGATGCGCCGGCGGTTGAATGGGAGTCGGACGGGACCAGTGAATATACTCTTAAAGAGACCTCTAAGCCCGGACGGGGCACCACAATTACGGTTTACCTCAATGAAAATGGAAGTGACTATGCTGAAGACTGGCAGGTCAGGACGGTCGTCAAAAAATATTCCGATTTCATCGCTTTCCCCATCTACATGCCGAATGAAAAAGGCAAAGAAGAGATAATCAATGAAACAAAACCGATCTGGAAGCATTCACCTTCGGAACTGAATGACGACCAATATGAAGCCTTCTATAAACATTCGCTTGGTGGATTCGATAAGCCGCTGTTTCATATCCATAAGAAGGCTGAAGGGATACTCGAATATTCTGCTTTACTCTTTGTTCCCGAAAAGGCCGCCTTTGAATCATTTAATTTCGAGCGTAAGCACGGAGTCAAACTTTATGTCAAACGGGTATTTATCATGGATGACTGCAAAGAGCTGATTCCCGAATATCTCCGATTTGTTAAAGGTGTTGTCGACTCGGAAGACCTTCCTCTCAACGTCTCCCGTGAAGTTCTTCAGAAAAACCCGATTATCGAAAAAATTAAAAAGAACCTGGTCAACTGGCTTCTTGCGAGATTCAAAGAGCTTTCGGAGGATGATCCTCAGAAATACAAACAGTTCTGGCTCCAATTCGGCGCCATTATCAAAGAGGGTATTCATACCGATCATGAAAACAAAGATAAACTTCTGGAGATTGTTCGCTTTCAGTCGTCGGTTGGAGAGAGCAGGGAAGATCTGACTTCACTCAAAGAGTATGTGAGTCGCATGCGGGAAGACCAGA from the Chitinivibrionales bacterium genome contains:
- a CDS encoding response regulator produces the protein MHRFMTDQKIGKVLIVDDEAIMRDMLEIELEEQYHINTASNANQALEILKNDTIDLVISDINMPGMKGYELIKIVKENYPHTKVALITGYNVDDYVRMAKESNISNIISKSTPFNFDEFNSIVYGLVTENIFGLDKYMLPDYTILKEFTLRQTSEINTIEQEVIDSISEFHRPQLFVQILLEEIITNAVYHAPVNKDGKTKYQKHSNVVLDNSEKVKIALGKDSEKYGVSVIDTSGRLSKEQVLFRLDRHIHGEGLLDENGRGLHMSRMYADRLIVNINKNVSTEVIFINYLDEKYKGSKPLIINEI
- the htpG gene encoding molecular chaperone HtpG, yielding MAPKSEKKPEHMEFQTEAKQLLHLVIHSLYTHKEIFIRELISNASDALDKLRFESVTNPDILGKDTELSIHIKLDKKAKTFTISDNGIGMTREEVVENIGTIARSGSKAFLDKMTGDQKADSNLIGQFGVGFYSVFMVASKVKLVTRRAGSDAPAVEWESDGTSEYTLKETSKPGRGTTITVYLNENGSDYAEDWQVRTVVKKYSDFIAFPIYMPNEKGKEEIINETKPIWKHSPSELNDDQYEAFYKHSLGGFDKPLFHIHKKAEGILEYSALLFVPEKAAFESFNFERKHGVKLYVKRVFIMDDCKELIPEYLRFVKGVVDSEDLPLNVSREVLQKNPIIEKIKKNLVNWLLARFKELSEDDPQKYKQFWLQFGAIIKEGIHTDHENKDKLLEIVRFQSSVGESREDLTSLKEYVSRMREDQKEIYYITGESREVVERSPHLEVFKDKGIEVLYLVDPIDEWVVQDVYNYDNKPLKSVTKGDLDLGDLGKEEKEEKEKEQGKYKKLTERIKNILSDQVKDVRLSTRLKDSPCCLVGDEDAMGAHMEKLMAAMGQQVPPSKRILEINPDHPIAQNLHAIYEQSPKDPQLEEWVKLLYDQALIAEGNLPQDSLAYTRRVNELLLKASSNKKED